One part of the Acidobacteriota bacterium genome encodes these proteins:
- a CDS encoding sterol desaturase family protein has translation MLRPTVIAIPFFALMIAAEAWWHLRKNDGEYKDRKDTWGNIFMGFMSVVFGALFGLGTGLLYLYFYEIAPFKFPAEAWYTWALLFFADDFLYYVFHRVSHESRLFWNFHVVHHSSEEYNLSVAVRQSWFSGILHWIFYAPLMLIGFAPWMFATMHGFNLIYQFWIHTKVIYKFPAWFEYIFNTPSHHRVHHGVNEMYLDKNYAGVLIIWDRMFGSFIEETETPRYGIIKPIKSYNPRWIHTHGLFEMWAKCVSEKAL, from the coding sequence ATGCTGCGACCGACCGTTATTGCCATTCCATTCTTCGCCCTGATGATCGCGGCGGAGGCATGGTGGCACCTTCGCAAAAATGACGGGGAATACAAGGATAGGAAAGATACCTGGGGCAACATTTTCATGGGATTCATGAGCGTGGTGTTCGGCGCATTGTTCGGGCTTGGGACTGGGCTGCTGTACTTGTATTTCTACGAGATCGCACCGTTCAAATTCCCTGCTGAGGCATGGTACACGTGGGCGTTGTTGTTCTTTGCGGACGATTTTCTGTATTACGTGTTTCACCGCGTCAGCCACGAATCGCGTTTGTTCTGGAATTTCCACGTCGTGCATCATTCGAGCGAAGAATATAATCTCAGCGTTGCAGTTCGGCAGAGTTGGTTTTCAGGCATCCTGCATTGGATATTCTACGCACCGCTGATGCTCATTGGATTTGCCCCATGGATGTTTGCGACGATGCATGGATTCAACCTGATCTATCAGTTTTGGATACATACAAAGGTAATTTATAAGTTCCCCGCGTGGTTCGAGTACATATTTAATACGCCTTCGCACCACAGAGTGCATCACGGCGTGAACGAAATGTATCTCGATAAGAACTACGCAGGCGTACTGATAATATGGGATCGTATGTTCGGCAGCTTTATCGAGGAGACCGAAACGCCGCGATACGGCATCATCAAGCCGATCAAGAGCTACAATCCGCGTTGGATACACACGCACGGCTTGTTTGAGATGTGGGCAAAATGCGT